In the genome of Candidatus Omnitrophota bacterium, one region contains:
- the larB gene encoding nickel pincer cofactor biosynthesis protein LarB → MNCENSGFCDLGFAKLDTNRRQRRGYPEAVYSPGKNKKQLKEITAALLKNKEDVILTRLDRDKFSYLKKFYPSLKYSGEARLAFITFNKPVKKHKIIAVVCAGTSDIPIAEEAAIVAEIGGSKVKRLYDVGVAGVHRLFSNIDIIKQANVIIVVAGMEGALASLVSGLVKSPVIAVPTSCGYGASFQGLSALLTMLNACSAGITVVNIDNGFGAGYFANLINK, encoded by the coding sequence ATGAATTGTGAAAATTCCGGCTTTTGCGATTTAGGCTTTGCAAAACTGGATACAAATAGAAGGCAAAGAAGGGGTTATCCTGAGGCGGTATATTCACCGGGCAAGAATAAAAAACAGCTTAAAGAAATTACCGCGGCCCTTTTAAAGAATAAGGAAGATGTCATCTTAACCCGCCTTGACAGGGATAAATTTTCTTACCTTAAAAAATTCTACCCTTCTTTAAAATACAGCGGCGAAGCAAGGCTTGCTTTCATAACTTTTAATAAACCTGTCAAAAAACACAAAATTATTGCCGTTGTATGCGCCGGCACTTCAGATATCCCGATAGCTGAAGAAGCCGCCATCGTCGCGGAAATAGGCGGCAGTAAAGTAAAAAGGCTTTACGATGTTGGGGTAGCTGGAGTACACCGTCTTTTTTCTAATATTGATATAATCAAGCAGGCAAATGTTATTATTGTTGTGGCGGGCATGGAGGGGGCGTTAGCAAGCTTGGTCAGCGGCTTAGTAAAATCTCCGGTTATTGCTGTTCCCACAAGCTGCGGATACGGAGCCAGTTTCCAAGGGCTATCGGCGCTGCTTACCATGTTAAACGCCTGTTCCGCTGGGATAACGGTAGTAAATATTGATAACGGTTTTGGCGCGGGATATTTCGCTAACTTGATAAACAAATAA
- a CDS encoding helix-turn-helix domain-containing protein: protein MYNIYIKMADEKLITIRDVSIALGVTEKEVIELAEKGEIPAYKIAGVYLRFKRHQVEEYRQKNKNLLNKQPSYSGYCLKERISDFLYFNDFYILSTILIVLIILVILRGY, encoded by the coding sequence ATGTACAATATCTATATAAAAATGGCTGACGAAAAACTTATTACCATAAGAGATGTTTCTATTGCGCTGGGAGTAACAGAAAAAGAAGTTATTGAGCTGGCGGAAAAAGGCGAAATCCCTGCCTATAAAATAGCAGGGGTATACCTTAGGTTTAAGCGCCATCAGGTAGAAGAATACCGCCAAAAAAACAAAAACCTGCTTAATAAACAACCTTCTTACAGCGGATACTGCTTAAAAGAAAGAATAAGCGACTTTTTGTATTTCAACGATTTTTACATATTAAGCACTATCCTGATCGTATTGATTATCTTAGTGATTTTGCGAGGATATTAA
- a CDS encoding polymer-forming cytoskeletal protein has translation MAFKKKQEEKILDVDAAMQGSLSFKEPVNLRINGRFEGNLEIKGNLTIGQTAVVCADIIGDNVIVGGKVKGHITARERLTLLPSALVEGDIYPAKLNVAEGAILEGKCMMLHDFLNTDELSRYLEVDLNSILEWANSGKVPAIKEGEGWRFDRKAIDSWIASGKIGK, from the coding sequence ATGGCCTTTAAAAAGAAACAAGAAGAAAAAATCCTTGATGTGGACGCAGCAATGCAAGGGTCATTAAGCTTTAAGGAACCGGTAAATTTACGCATCAATGGCAGGTTTGAAGGCAACCTGGAAATAAAAGGAAATTTAACCATAGGCCAAACTGCGGTTGTCTGCGCGGATATAATCGGGGATAACGTTATTGTTGGGGGGAAAGTCAAGGGGCATATTACCGCCAGGGAAAGATTAACCCTTCTGCCATCAGCGCTTGTAGAAGGCGATATCTACCCGGCAAAATTAAATGTGGCCGAAGGCGCGATACTAGAAGGCAAATGCATGATGCTGCACGATTTTCTGAATACAGATGAGCTTTCGCGGTACCTTGAAGTTGATTTAAATTCCATATTAGAATGGGCCAATTCCGGAAAAGTACCCGCAATCAAAGAAGGAGAAGGCTGGAGATTCGACAGGAAAGCTATTGACTCCTGGATAGCATCAGGAAAAATCGGAAAGTAA
- a CDS encoding MgtC/SapB family protein, whose translation MVTDFQVFFRLSASVVLSGLIGFERQFHRRNAGLRTHIMVCLGSCLMMLTSIYIFDIYKDIVPLDPVRLAAGVITGIGFLGAGTIMRDRTEIKGLTTAASLWVVSGIGLSIGCGFYTGAIFATCLALIVLLVLRRAEPLVFEKLQQPHEHKK comes from the coding sequence ATGGTCACAGATTTCCAGGTTTTTTTCAGACTTTCTGCTTCAGTAGTCTTAAGTGGACTGATCGGGTTTGAACGGCAATTCCATCGCAGGAACGCTGGCCTTCGCACCCATATCATGGTTTGCTTAGGCTCCTGCCTTATGATGTTGACATCTATATATATTTTTGATATATATAAGGACATAGTACCCCTTGATCCAGTGCGTTTAGCTGCCGGGGTTATTACTGGCATAGGCTTTTTAGGCGCAGGAACGATTATGCGCGACCGCACTGAAATAAAAGGCTTAACTACCGCAGCCAGCCTTTGGGTGGTCTCTGGCATCGGATTATCAATAGGATGCGGTTTTTACACCGGGGCTATTTTCGCAACCTGTTTGGCATTAATAGTCCTTCTTGTTTTAAGGCGCGCGGAACCGCTTGTTTTTGAAAAACTGCAACAGCCGCATGAACATAAAAAATAG
- the tsaD gene encoding tRNA (adenosine(37)-N6)-threonylcarbamoyltransferase complex transferase subunit TsaD gives MFVLGIETSCDETSAAVVKDGIDILSCHTSSSLLWHKKYAGVIPEIASRKHLEVIDSVARSALESAKLTLDKIGLIAVTCSPGLLGSLLVGLSFARGLSLAKRIPLMEVNHLYAHIYACVLTDQKLKPPFISLVVSGGHTSLFLVKSFRNISLLGQTCDDACGEAFDKVAKLLQLGYPGGPEIEKKAREINHSLLKLKCSNTSRPLDFSFSGIKTAVLYITQNKLKKYSKGELAYSFQKTVVDALIEKSLLACRQKKIKTLAVGGGVAANSYLRDTFRRLAEKEKVKVFFPSKALCMDNAAMIAGLAYRIKKEGK, from the coding sequence ATGTTTGTCCTGGGCATAGAAACATCATGTGATGAAACTTCTGCCGCGGTAGTTAAAGACGGAATTGATATTCTTTCCTGTCATACTTCTTCAAGCCTTTTGTGGCATAAGAAATACGCGGGCGTGATCCCGGAAATCGCCTCGCGTAAACATCTTGAAGTAATTGATTCAGTAGCCAGAAGCGCGCTTGAAAGCGCAAAGCTTACTCTGGACAAAATAGGATTGATTGCGGTTACCTGCTCACCCGGGCTTTTGGGGTCATTGCTTGTGGGATTATCTTTTGCCAGAGGCTTAAGCTTGGCCAAAAGAATCCCCTTGATGGAAGTAAACCATCTTTACGCTCATATATACGCCTGCGTATTGACTGACCAAAAACTGAAGCCGCCTTTTATATCATTAGTGGTATCAGGAGGGCATACTAGCTTATTTTTGGTTAAAAGTTTCAGAAATATTTCCCTTTTAGGGCAGACTTGCGATGATGCCTGCGGAGAGGCCTTTGATAAAGTGGCGAAATTGTTACAATTGGGCTACCCCGGCGGACCGGAAATTGAGAAAAAAGCGCGAGAAATAAATCACAGCCTCTTGAAATTAAAATGCTCCAATACCAGCAGGCCGTTAGATTTTAGTTTTAGCGGGATTAAAACCGCTGTCCTTTATATTACGCAAAACAAACTTAAGAAATATTCCAAAGGCGAACTGGCGTATTCTTTCCAGAAAACAGTTGTAGACGCGTTAATAGAGAAATCTTTGCTTGCCTGCCGCCAAAAGAAGATTAAAACACTTGCTGTGGGAGGAGGCGTAGCCGCAAATTCTTATTTACGCGATACCTTTAGGCGCTTGGCAGAGAAAGAAAAAGTAAAAGTTTTTTTTCCTTCTAAGGCTTTGTGCATGGATAATGCCGCTATGATCGCGGGATTAGCATACAGGATAAAAAAGGAGGGCAAATAA
- a CDS encoding divergent polysaccharide deacetylase family protein, translated as MKKENIIIIILSAIVLIQAIIIFVFLRPQPKARPHIKKPPVAFKQEKIKGEIAIVLDDWGYNQSNLEALRGLSKYPLTIAILPNLPYSSFIAREARAMKFETILHLPLEPYGNYKLENNTIVTSMSKKQIRNIIENSLKNVGEVKGVNNHMGSKATASKQTMAVVLGVLKEKGLYFLDSLVSDKSVCQKQAKEAGVAFAKRNVFLDNQNNAVYVRNQIYKLKAKARVSGYAIGIGHDRANTIVLLEEELPKMEREGFKLVFVSQIAK; from the coding sequence ATGAAAAAAGAAAATATTATCATCATAATATTGTCAGCAATAGTCCTGATCCAGGCGATAATCATATTTGTGTTCTTAAGGCCTCAGCCAAAAGCAAGGCCTCATATTAAGAAGCCGCCTGTTGCCTTCAAACAGGAAAAGATAAAAGGCGAAATTGCCATTGTCCTGGATGATTGGGGGTATAATCAAAGCAATCTTGAAGCTTTAAGAGGCCTGAGTAAATACCCGCTTACTATAGCAATTTTACCGAATCTTCCATATTCTTCTTTTATCGCGCGGGAAGCGCGCGCTATGAAATTTGAAACCATACTGCATCTTCCGCTTGAACCGTACGGCAATTATAAACTGGAAAACAATACTATTGTTACCTCTATGAGCAAAAAACAGATAAGAAACATCATAGAAAACAGCCTAAAAAATGTGGGGGAGGTAAAGGGAGTAAATAACCATATGGGTTCTAAAGCTACGGCTTCAAAGCAAACAATGGCGGTTGTCTTAGGGGTACTAAAAGAAAAGGGGCTGTATTTCTTAGACAGCCTTGTATCAGATAAGTCTGTATGCCAAAAACAGGCGAAAGAAGCAGGGGTTGCTTTTGCCAAAAGAAATGTTTTCTTGGATAATCAAAATAATGCTGTCTACGTAAGAAACCAGATCTATAAACTAAAAGCAAAGGCCAGGGTTTCTGGTTACGCCATAGGCATAGGCCATGACCGCGCTAATACAATTGTTTTGCTCGAAGAAGAACTTCCCAAAATGGAAAGAGAAGGGTTTAAACTGGTGTTTGTTTCACAAATCGCTAAATAA
- a CDS encoding S41 family peptidase, whose product MLKKLTAFLFVITAIIIAAACFSWAADKQDKKDDLYKQVELFSNTLAIVKAEYVNETSPKQLIYGALKGMISSLDPYSQFMDPDSYNELKVDTEGKFGGLGIEITIDKGLLTVITPIEDTPAWKAGIKPNDRIVKINTELTRDITLSDAVKKMRGKPGEPVTLTILREKEKKVLDITVIRDIIKIKDIKEARILEDGIAYIKLIEFRENTCADLQAALDKLKEKGMASLILDLRNNPGGLLDAAVKVCEKFIPKGKIIVSTKGRQDKQNLEFVSRLESSLVDLPMVILVNAGSASGSEIVAGCMQDYKRAIILGVKSFGKGSVQSVIPLRDGCALRLTTSKYFTPLGREIHNKGIIPDIVVEEETSNNDKEKTSEDLKNEIFEDLEKNAQPQEVEFKPDKQVNHAIDVLKAISIYKK is encoded by the coding sequence ATGCTTAAAAAGCTAACAGCGTTTTTATTTGTAATCACGGCAATTATTATCGCGGCAGCTTGTTTCTCCTGGGCTGCGGATAAACAGGATAAAAAAGACGACCTTTACAAACAAGTCGAACTTTTTTCTAATACTCTGGCTATTGTTAAAGCTGAGTATGTCAACGAAACTTCCCCTAAACAGCTTATCTACGGGGCGCTAAAGGGAATGATCTCAAGCCTGGACCCTTACAGCCAATTTATGGACCCGGATTCTTATAATGAATTAAAAGTTGATACTGAAGGTAAATTCGGCGGCTTAGGCATTGAAATTACTATTGATAAAGGCCTTTTAACCGTAATTACTCCTATTGAAGACACTCCTGCCTGGAAGGCGGGAATTAAGCCCAACGACCGCATCGTTAAAATAAACACAGAGCTAACCCGGGATATAACCCTTTCTGACGCAGTAAAGAAAATGCGCGGCAAGCCCGGAGAACCTGTTACTTTAACTATACTACGCGAAAAAGAAAAGAAAGTATTAGATATTACCGTTATCCGGGATATTATCAAGATCAAAGATATTAAAGAAGCCAGGATATTGGAAGATGGAATAGCCTATATCAAGCTTATAGAATTCAGAGAAAATACCTGCGCGGATTTGCAGGCTGCCCTGGATAAGCTGAAAGAAAAAGGTATGGCTTCTCTGATACTTGACTTGCGCAATAATCCCGGAGGCCTTTTAGACGCGGCAGTAAAGGTCTGTGAGAAATTTATCCCCAAAGGAAAAATAATAGTTTCCACTAAGGGCCGCCAAGACAAACAAAACCTTGAGTTTGTTTCGCGTTTAGAATCAAGCTTAGTGGATTTACCGATGGTAATACTTGTTAACGCGGGATCTGCTTCCGGAAGCGAAATTGTCGCCGGGTGCATGCAAGACTATAAACGCGCCATCATACTTGGAGTAAAGTCCTTTGGCAAAGGTTCTGTGCAGTCGGTTATTCCTTTAAGGGATGGCTGCGCCTTAAGATTAACTACCAGCAAATATTTTACGCCGCTTGGAAGAGAAATACACAACAAGGGCATTATCCCTGACATAGTAGTAGAAGAAGAAACTTCTAATAATGATAAAGAAAAAACCTCTGAAGACTTAAAGAATGAGATCTTTGAAGATTTGGAGAAAAACGCTCAACCGCAAGAAGTTGAGTTTAAGCCGGACAAACAGGTTAACCACGCGATTGATGTTCTAAAAGCAATAAGCATATACAAGAAATAA
- the gatB gene encoding Asp-tRNA(Asn)/Glu-tRNA(Gln) amidotransferase subunit GatB: protein MNYQPVIGLEVHVHLKTKSKAFCACSTEFGKSPNSQTCPVCLGFPGSLPVLNETALDFAIKTGLALNCKINEFTKFDRKNYFYPDLPKNYQISQYDLPVAGKGFLKITLDGKTRRIGITRAHLEEDAGKLIHKSSSSLVDFNRAGVPLLEIVSDPDMHSPQEAYEYLSTLKSILEYLEVSDCDMEKGSLRCDANVSIRPEGSKELGVKTEIKNMNSFKGVKDALEYQIKRQIKMSEAGEKILQETLLWDAKTMTTSSMRSKEEAKDYRYFPEPDLPPFIIASNKIQKIKETIPELPQEKIKRFMKEYATSEYEAKILCASHKFAAAAESAIARYPIKNKKAMINWYIGPVLEEAGKLNTPPHLLEIPGGNEELIKLVQFIEEEKISNLTAKSVFSRSIAAKKPASQIIQEESLFQISDASELESKIDQVIKENTASVNDYKAGKTNALMFLVGQVMKKSKGKANPKIAQELLKRRLDNA from the coding sequence ATGAACTATCAACCAGTTATTGGATTAGAGGTGCACGTTCATTTAAAAACCAAAAGCAAGGCCTTTTGCGCATGCTCCACGGAATTCGGCAAAAGCCCTAATTCACAAACCTGCCCGGTATGCCTGGGGTTTCCGGGGTCGCTGCCGGTTTTAAATGAGACTGCCCTTGATTTTGCGATAAAAACCGGCCTGGCATTAAACTGCAAAATCAATGAGTTTACCAAGTTTGACCGCAAGAATTATTTTTATCCCGACCTGCCCAAGAATTACCAGATCTCGCAGTATGATCTTCCTGTAGCTGGCAAAGGCTTCCTGAAAATAACCCTTGATGGAAAGACAAGGCGCATTGGCATAACCCGCGCGCATCTGGAAGAAGACGCAGGCAAACTTATCCATAAATCCAGCTCAAGCCTTGTGGATTTTAACCGCGCAGGAGTGCCCTTGCTTGAAATCGTAAGCGATCCGGATATGCACAGCCCTCAAGAAGCGTATGAATACTTATCCACCCTAAAAAGCATATTGGAATATTTAGAAGTATCGGATTGCGATATGGAAAAGGGCTCACTTCGTTGCGATGCCAATGTTTCTATCCGACCTGAAGGCTCTAAAGAGCTGGGGGTAAAAACTGAAATAAAAAACATGAACTCATTCAAAGGCGTAAAAGACGCCCTTGAATACCAGATAAAAAGGCAAATAAAAATGTCCGAAGCCGGGGAAAAGATCCTGCAGGAAACCCTGCTTTGGGATGCTAAAACCATGACTACATCTTCCATGAGAAGCAAGGAAGAGGCCAAGGATTACCGCTATTTTCCTGAGCCAGATTTACCGCCATTTATTATTGCTTCTAATAAAATCCAAAAGATAAAAGAAACTATCCCAGAACTGCCGCAAGAGAAAATCAAACGTTTTATGAAAGAATACGCAACCAGCGAATACGAAGCTAAGATTCTTTGCGCAAGCCATAAGTTCGCTGCAGCCGCCGAATCAGCAATAGCCAGATATCCGATAAAAAATAAAAAAGCTATGATTAATTGGTATATTGGCCCGGTATTAGAAGAGGCGGGAAAATTAAATACCCCGCCGCATTTATTAGAGATTCCAGGCGGCAATGAAGAGCTGATCAAGCTTGTTCAATTTATAGAAGAAGAGAAAATTTCTAATTTAACCGCTAAATCAGTCTTTAGCAGATCAATAGCCGCCAAGAAACCCGCGTCGCAAATAATACAGGAAGAAAGCCTTTTTCAGATATCAGATGCGTCAGAACTGGAAAGTAAAATAGATCAGGTTATCAAGGAAAACACCGCTTCGGTAAATGATTATAAAGCCGGCAAAACCAACGCGCTTATGTTTTTAGTGGGCCAAGTAATGAAAAAATCAAAAGGTAAAGCCAATCCTAAGATAGCCCAGGAACTTTTAAAACGGAGGCTGGATAATGCTTAA
- the gatA gene encoding Asp-tRNA(Asn)/Glu-tRNA(Gln) amidotransferase subunit GatA, producing the protein MENIHLSVTEILDLIHQKKASGLNYNQELRQRIKSIGDKTNAYVRRNDLSQQTQQEEHGESTLPLKGLAISVKDNICTKGSLTQCCSRILDKFKPPYDATVVGKLKQAGASIFELKTNMDEFAFGSSTENSFFGVTHNPWDLSCVPGGSSGGSAAAVSSGEAFFALGSDTGGSIRQPASFCGVVGLKPTYGRISRYGLIAFASSLDQIGPITKNVEDCALLLKYISGHDPMDSTSADMPVPDYTKILGADIKGIKIGMPKEYFVQGLDTEVKAKIQEAKEKLKSLGAIIKDISLPHTQYAVPVYYIVATAEASSNLERFDAVQYGLRSASSNLMDMYKNTRQDGFGIEAKRRIILGTFVLSHGYYDAYYLRAMKVRTLIKNDFDAVFKECDCIITPTSPTPAFKIGERISDPLKMYLSDVYTISANLAGIPAISIPCGFTKSNLPIGMQLMAKAFDEEMLLRVAYIYQQDAQLYKVKPKI; encoded by the coding sequence ATGGAAAATATACATTTAAGCGTTACTGAAATCCTAGATTTGATTCATCAGAAAAAGGCTTCTGGCTTAAATTATAATCAAGAATTGAGGCAGAGGATCAAGTCTATAGGAGATAAAACCAACGCCTATGTGCGCAGAAATGATCTCTCGCAACAAACCCAGCAAGAAGAGCACGGCGAATCAACGCTTCCCCTTAAAGGCCTTGCCATATCTGTTAAAGATAACATCTGCACAAAAGGCAGCCTTACGCAATGCTGTTCAAGAATCCTTGATAAATTTAAGCCGCCTTACGACGCCACGGTAGTAGGCAAATTAAAGCAAGCGGGTGCCAGCATATTTGAACTAAAAACTAATATGGACGAGTTTGCCTTCGGCTCATCCACAGAAAATTCCTTTTTCGGCGTAACTCATAACCCCTGGGATTTAAGTTGTGTTCCCGGGGGCTCTTCCGGAGGTTCGGCGGCCGCAGTCTCATCAGGCGAGGCTTTTTTTGCTTTAGGTTCAGATACCGGCGGCTCCATACGCCAGCCCGCTTCTTTCTGCGGGGTAGTAGGACTAAAGCCTACATATGGCAGGATTTCACGCTATGGATTAATCGCTTTTGCCTCCAGCCTTGATCAGATAGGCCCGATCACCAAGAATGTTGAAGATTGCGCTTTATTGCTAAAATACATAAGCGGGCATGACCCCATGGATTCCACATCAGCGGATATGCCTGTTCCGGATTACACTAAGATACTCGGGGCGGACATCAAGGGGATTAAGATTGGCATGCCCAAAGAATACTTTGTGCAAGGTTTAGACACAGAAGTAAAAGCAAAGATACAAGAAGCAAAAGAGAAACTCAAAAGTTTAGGCGCGATAATAAAAGATATAAGCCTGCCGCATACTCAATATGCCGTGCCAGTATATTATATTGTGGCAACCGCTGAAGCCAGTTCAAATCTGGAGCGTTTTGACGCTGTGCAGTATGGATTGCGCAGCGCGTCATCAAATCTAATGGATATGTATAAAAATACCCGCCAAGATGGATTCGGGATAGAGGCCAAAAGAAGGATTATTTTAGGCACATTCGTGTTATCGCATGGTTATTATGATGCCTATTATCTGCGCGCGATGAAAGTCAGGACGCTGATCAAAAATGATTTTGACGCGGTTTTTAAGGAATGCGACTGCATCATCACGCCTACTTCGCCAACGCCTGCGTTTAAGATAGGCGAGAGGATAAGCGACCCTTTAAAAATGTATTTATCCGACGTCTATACCATTTCAGCTAATTTGGCGGGGATCCCGGCTATATCCATACCTTGCGGTTTTACCAAATCTAATCTTCCTATTGGAATGCAGCTTATGGCAAAGGCATTTGATGAAGAAATGCTTTTGCGCGTAGCTTACATATATCAACAGGATGCACAGCTGTATAAGGTTAAACCTAAAATATAA
- the gatC gene encoding Asp-tRNA(Asn)/Glu-tRNA(Gln) amidotransferase subunit GatC has translation MKILKTGTKMGINKDTVKLSAKLARIELSQEEASGLAIQLEGIVNFIDTLKKADINQIPPTSHILPLNNVLRSDTVKESLPIDEALLNAPETEEKFFKVAKIIE, from the coding sequence ATGAAAATTCTTAAAACAGGGACAAAAATGGGCATTAATAAAGATACTGTAAAACTATCCGCGAAACTGGCGCGCATTGAACTTTCACAAGAAGAAGCTTCTGGCTTAGCTATACAGCTTGAGGGAATAGTCAATTTCATTGATACCTTAAAGAAAGCAGATATTAACCAAATACCCCCCACAAGCCATATCCTGCCTTTAAATAACGTGTTAAGAAGCGATACCGTAAAAGAATCATTACCCATTGATGAGGCGCTTCTTAACGCCCCGGAAACAGAAGAGAAGTTCTTTAAAGTAGCAAAAATAATTGAATAA